A genomic window from Chlorobium phaeobacteroides DSM 266 includes:
- a CDS encoding iron-containing alcohol dehydrogenase encodes MNFFLSTDIIIGVNEAMRLIDSIRQLAISRPGIIYDANLAGSFYFQDVLKNITSAFENCVLYCNDFNGEPTYAHLEKTSEFFRQHKPDGLVAIGGGSTLDLGKGVALLMTNPVPALSLKGFPENVNDPVPLITVPSILGSGAEVSYNAVFIDENEGRKLGINSRRNFPKKSVIDPLLSMTAPMESVISTAMDSLVHCIDSFGSIRHSPLSRIFSVEGFQRTFYALQQGQLDRAEARLDLALGSICGTVALMNSGDGPTNGFAYYLGVKQKVPHGLAGAIFLKEVMRYNFDHGYDKYALLNPMRSSPSPKDATQELLEEMDELYRQLDIPNLVPYGYAKGNVAELAKNASEALKGSFAGNPVAFTEESARYIINNLT; translated from the coding sequence ATGAATTTCTTTTTATCGACGGACATTATTATCGGAGTCAACGAAGCCATGCGGCTGATTGACAGCATCAGACAGCTTGCGATATCCAGACCCGGAATCATCTACGACGCAAATCTTGCCGGGAGTTTTTACTTTCAGGATGTTCTGAAAAATATCACCTCCGCGTTTGAAAACTGCGTCCTGTACTGCAACGATTTTAATGGCGAGCCAACGTATGCCCATCTTGAAAAGACATCGGAGTTTTTCCGGCAGCATAAGCCTGACGGTCTTGTCGCAATAGGCGGAGGGAGCACGCTCGATCTCGGCAAAGGCGTTGCTCTTTTGATGACCAATCCGGTTCCCGCGCTCTCGCTCAAAGGTTTTCCCGAAAACGTCAATGATCCGGTACCGCTCATCACGGTTCCATCGATTCTCGGAAGCGGAGCGGAAGTGAGCTATAATGCGGTGTTTATCGACGAGAACGAAGGACGGAAACTCGGCATCAACAGTCGTCGCAATTTCCCGAAAAAGTCCGTGATCGATCCTCTTCTTTCCATGACAGCTCCAATGGAAAGCGTTATTTCAACGGCAATGGACAGTCTCGTTCACTGTATTGACAGTTTCGGTTCGATCAGGCACTCTCCGCTCAGCAGAATTTTTTCTGTTGAAGGGTTTCAGCGAACCTTCTACGCGCTTCAGCAAGGGCAGCTTGACCGGGCTGAAGCGCGCCTTGACCTTGCTCTTGGGAGTATTTGCGGAACGGTTGCTCTCATGAACTCGGGAGACGGGCCGACCAATGGATTTGCCTACTATCTCGGCGTGAAGCAAAAGGTGCCGCATGGTCTTGCGGGAGCGATTTTTCTGAAAGAGGTCATGCGTTACAATTTCGATCACGGCTACGATAAATATGCGCTGCTTAACCCCATGCGCAGCTCACCATCCCCGAAAGATGCAACGCAGGAGCTGCTTGAAGAGATGGATGAGCTCTACCGGCAGCTTGACATCCCCAATCTTGTGCCATACGGGTACGCAAAGGGCAATGTCGCTGAACTTGCAAAGAATGCATCGGAAGCCCTCAAAGGATCGTTTGCCGGAAACCCGGTTGCGTTTACCGAGGAGTCGGCACGTTACATAATCAATAATCTAACCTGA
- a CDS encoding DNA-methyltransferase: MEIRTDLYLGDCREILENLPDESVDLIFTSPPYADQRKQTYGGFHPDDYVAWFLPISFQLMRVLKPTGTFVLNIKEKVLNGERSTYVMELILEMRKQQGWLWTEEFIWHKKNCYPGKWPNRFRDSWERLIQFNKRKQFYMNQDAVMVPMGDWSRTRLKNLSETDKMRDESKVGSGFGKNISNWLQRDMAYPTNVLHLATECNNKNHSAAFPEGLPEWFIKLFTKEGDTVLDPFMGSGTTNAVAKRMKRNSIGIEIMTEYYEMVKNELKPSELYLLEQQKGYDTN; this comes from the coding sequence AGGGAGATTCTTGAAAACCTGCCGGATGAATCAGTGGATCTGATATTTACCTCTCCACCATATGCCGATCAACGGAAACAAACCTATGGCGGGTTCCATCCGGACGACTATGTCGCATGGTTTTTACCAATATCCTTTCAGCTCATGAGAGTTCTCAAGCCCACGGGAACGTTTGTTTTGAACATCAAGGAAAAGGTGCTTAACGGTGAACGGAGTACCTATGTGATGGAACTTATTCTTGAAATGAGAAAACAACAGGGATGGCTCTGGACTGAAGAGTTCATCTGGCACAAAAAAAACTGTTATCCGGGAAAATGGCCAAACAGGTTCAGGGACTCCTGGGAGCGTCTCATCCAGTTCAATAAGCGCAAACAGTTCTACATGAATCAGGATGCCGTAATGGTGCCAATGGGGGATTGGTCGAGAACCCGTCTGAAAAATCTGAGTGAAACAGACAAGATGCGTGATGAATCAAAGGTCGGCAGCGGGTTTGGAAAAAACATCTCAAACTGGCTCCAGAGGGATATGGCATATCCGACCAATGTGCTGCACCTTGCAACAGAGTGCAATAACAAAAATCACAGCGCAGCGTTTCCTGAAGGGCTCCCTGAATGGTTTATCAAACTGTTCACCAAAGAGGGCGATACTGTTCTCGATCCGTTCATGGGTTCAGGAACAACCAACGCGGTTGCAAAAAGAATGAAAAGAAACTCCATTGGCATTGAAATTATGACGGAGTATTATGAGATGGTTAAAAATGAACTGAAACCGTCAGAACTCTATCTCCTTGAACAACAAAAAGGATATGACACCAATTGA
- a CDS encoding acylneuraminate cytidylyltransferase family protein gives MHTVVVIPARGGSKGLKDKNIYPVAGKPLLAWSIMQARAAKQVEQVFVSTNDDTIAGVAREYGAEVIIRPEELSGDKATSESALLHALGVIEGDCGIRLRRMVFLQATSPLRKPDDIDLALNQFERDRADSLISVTKADDLTLWECRNKLWKSVNFDYRNRGMRQDRPSQFIENGSIYILNPDLLRTLGNRIGEKLTVYEMDFWQTWEVDTIDEIDLVEFYMFKKNLAKKSAV, from the coding sequence ATGCATACGGTAGTGGTTATTCCTGCAAGAGGAGGCTCAAAGGGCCTTAAAGACAAGAACATCTATCCTGTAGCGGGAAAACCTCTGCTTGCCTGGAGTATCATGCAGGCCCGTGCGGCAAAACAGGTTGAACAGGTCTTTGTTTCCACCAATGATGACACCATTGCCGGCGTCGCAAGAGAGTATGGAGCAGAGGTCATTATCCGTCCCGAAGAGCTTTCTGGCGATAAGGCAACCTCAGAGTCAGCACTGCTGCATGCTCTCGGGGTTATAGAAGGGGATTGTGGCATCAGGTTGAGGCGTATGGTTTTTCTGCAGGCAACCTCCCCCTTGCGTAAACCGGACGATATCGATCTTGCCCTGAATCAGTTTGAAAGAGATCGGGCTGATTCTCTGATTTCCGTTACCAAAGCCGACGATCTGACCCTCTGGGAGTGTCGGAACAAGCTCTGGAAAAGTGTTAATTTTGACTATCGGAATCGCGGAATGCGTCAGGACAGACCATCGCAGTTTATTGAAAACGGTTCAATTTATATATTGAACCCGGATCTGCTCAGAACGCTCGGAAACCGGATCGGGGAAAAGCTCACTGTGTACGAGATGGATTTCTGGCAGACATGGGAGGTTGATACGATTGATGAGATAGATTTAGTTGAATTTTATATGTTCAAAAAAAATCTGGCAAAAAAGAGTGCCGTTTGA
- a CDS encoding PmeII family type II restriction endonuclease, which produces MTPIDLTDVTKYVETHIGGFHQKRIASLDGLSLIKVLKRKNPYLFKAKYLLTSEEIVRGLVDAHISSNEETVFGDWLEGLAIFINEKVYGGRKSGINGIDLEFDKEGKRFIVNSKSGPNWGNASQIAKMKSDFKTAAKTLRTGNSGLQVVAVNGCCYGRNNSPDQGDYFKYCGQDFWDFISGDTNLYTELIEPLGYKAKEKNDEFQESYAKMINKFTLQFSLEYCDDNGAINWKKLVQFNSSTSSH; this is translated from the coding sequence ATGACACCAATTGACCTGACCGACGTAACGAAATACGTTGAAACACATATTGGCGGCTTTCATCAGAAAAGAATAGCAAGTCTTGATGGATTAAGCCTTATAAAGGTATTGAAAAGAAAAAATCCCTACCTTTTCAAGGCAAAGTACCTCCTGACTTCAGAAGAGATTGTCAGAGGACTGGTTGATGCGCACATATCATCAAATGAGGAAACTGTTTTCGGAGATTGGCTTGAAGGATTGGCGATTTTTATCAATGAAAAAGTATATGGAGGTCGCAAATCCGGTATCAACGGTATCGACCTGGAGTTTGATAAAGAGGGCAAGCGCTTCATCGTCAATAGCAAGTCAGGTCCAAATTGGGGTAATGCAAGCCAGATCGCTAAAATGAAATCTGATTTCAAAACTGCGGCAAAAACTCTCCGAACCGGTAATTCAGGACTTCAGGTTGTTGCTGTCAACGGCTGCTGTTACGGGAGAAATAATAGTCCTGATCAAGGGGATTATTTCAAGTACTGCGGACAGGATTTTTGGGATTTTATTTCGGGGGATACGAATCTCTATACTGAGCTGATTGAGCCTTTGGGGTATAAGGCGAAAGAAAAAAACGATGAATTCCAGGAATCTTATGCCAAGATGATTAATAAATTCACGTTGCAATTCAGTCTGGAATACTGTGATGATAACGGTGCCATCAACTGGAAAAAACTGGTTCAATTCAATTCATCCACATCGTCTCATTAA
- a CDS encoding glycosyltransferase family protein: protein MKKKVLFICGSMNQTTQMHQIAGCLQEYDQYFTPFFSDGLLGKATDLGLLEFTIMGKKRSRKALDYLFANNLKVDIGGGTHHYDLIVTCTDLIVPGHFKARKIVLVQEGMTEPETAFFHLAKQYRWVPRWIAGTAMTGLSDAYEKFCVASEGYRELFMQKGVDPRKIEVTSIPNFDNCEAYLRNDFEHRDYVLVCTSDNRETFVYENRKKNILKYRAMAEGHQLIFKLHPNENTVRAVREINQYAPDSLVYTEGKTEEMIANSRMLIAQFSSTIFVGSALQKPVHCGLEPDLLRALTPLQNRSAAKKIADVCRQVIDG, encoded by the coding sequence ATGAAGAAAAAAGTTCTGTTTATTTGCGGATCGATGAACCAGACAACCCAGATGCACCAGATTGCAGGGTGTCTGCAGGAGTACGATCAATATTTTACTCCTTTTTTCAGTGACGGTCTGCTCGGCAAAGCAACTGACCTCGGGTTGCTGGAGTTTACCATTATGGGTAAAAAACGCTCCCGGAAGGCTCTTGATTATCTGTTTGCCAACAATCTTAAAGTCGATATCGGCGGCGGTACTCATCATTATGACCTTATTGTGACCTGTACGGATCTGATTGTTCCCGGACACTTCAAGGCGAGAAAGATCGTCCTGGTACAGGAGGGGATGACTGAACCCGAGACAGCTTTTTTTCATCTGGCAAAACAGTACCGATGGGTACCACGGTGGATAGCAGGAACCGCTATGACCGGTCTCAGCGATGCCTATGAGAAGTTCTGTGTGGCCAGCGAAGGGTATCGTGAACTCTTTATGCAGAAGGGTGTTGATCCCCGGAAAATCGAAGTAACAAGTATTCCGAACTTTGACAATTGCGAGGCATATCTGCGGAATGATTTTGAGCACAGGGACTATGTTCTTGTCTGTACATCCGACAATCGCGAAACCTTTGTGTACGAAAACAGGAAAAAAAACATCCTCAAGTATCGAGCAATGGCAGAAGGGCATCAACTGATTTTCAAGCTTCATCCGAATGAAAATACGGTGAGGGCAGTGCGTGAAATCAATCAATATGCGCCGGACAGTCTTGTTTATACAGAAGGAAAAACCGAGGAGATGATTGCCAATTCGCGTATGCTTATTGCACAGTTCTCTTCAACGATTTTTGTGGGATCAGCTTTGCAGAAGCCGGTTCATTGCGGTCTTGAGCCTGATCTGCTTCGAGCGCTGACTCCCTTGCAGAACAGGAGCGCGGCAAAAAAGATTGCCGATGTCTGCCGTCAGGTTATTGACGGATAA
- a CDS encoding DegT/DnrJ/EryC1/StrS aminotransferase family protein yields the protein MAGAELIGKEELAEILELFSGEKVNLYRYGGGNYKAREFEERFAEYMGVKYAHAVSSGTAAIHCALAGAGIGPGDEVITTAWTFIAPIEAISALGAVPVPVELDETYHLDPAEVEKAITSATKAVVAIPMWASPKMDELAAICQSNNLILIEDAAQALGASYKGRKLGTIGKVGSFSFDAGKTLHTGEGGIIITDDKDIYDRAAEFSDHGHMHLPGLPRGKDPRRAKGLNLRLSELTAAVGLGQLAKIDHILSKTRENKKKIKDAISHLDNIIFRPFADEDGSQGDTLIFRVMDRSRALMFEAHLLERGFGTKILPEALDWHYAGVWGHLLGEYDRYKGVDLETLWPKTGVMLRSSICLNIPVLMDETVINQLIDAIITGSEKIG from the coding sequence ATGGCAGGAGCAGAACTCATAGGAAAGGAAGAGCTGGCCGAAATTCTGGAACTTTTCAGCGGCGAAAAGGTAAACCTCTATCGCTACGGGGGAGGAAACTACAAGGCTCGCGAATTCGAGGAACGGTTTGCGGAGTACATGGGCGTGAAGTATGCTCATGCGGTCTCTTCCGGCACGGCGGCAATCCACTGCGCGCTTGCCGGAGCGGGTATCGGACCCGGCGACGAGGTGATTACAACGGCATGGACCTTCATCGCTCCGATCGAGGCCATCAGCGCCCTCGGTGCAGTGCCGGTGCCTGTTGAGCTCGACGAAACCTATCATCTCGATCCGGCAGAAGTGGAAAAAGCGATCACTTCGGCTACGAAAGCCGTTGTGGCCATTCCCATGTGGGCCTCTCCGAAAATGGATGAGCTTGCGGCAATCTGCCAGAGCAACAACCTGATTCTGATAGAGGATGCGGCCCAGGCACTTGGCGCTTCCTACAAAGGGCGCAAGCTTGGGACAATTGGCAAGGTCGGCTCTTTTTCCTTTGATGCGGGCAAGACGCTGCACACCGGAGAGGGCGGCATTATTATTACTGATGACAAGGATATTTATGATCGTGCGGCTGAGTTTTCAGACCACGGTCACATGCATCTCCCGGGCCTTCCCCGGGGCAAGGATCCCCGAAGGGCTAAAGGGCTCAATCTCAGACTGAGCGAGCTGACGGCAGCCGTTGGTCTTGGCCAGCTTGCGAAAATTGACCATATCCTTTCGAAAACGAGGGAGAACAAAAAGAAAATCAAGGATGCCATTAGCCATCTTGACAACATTATTTTCCGGCCGTTTGCCGATGAAGATGGTTCACAGGGCGATACGCTGATTTTCAGGGTCATGGATCGCTCCCGGGCGCTTATGTTTGAAGCGCATCTTCTTGAACGCGGATTCGGAACCAAAATTCTTCCTGAAGCGCTTGACTGGCACTATGCGGGAGTATGGGGCCACCTTCTCGGGGAGTACGACAGGTATAAAGGAGTTGATCTCGAAACGCTCTGGCCTAAAACCGGCGTCATGCTCAGGAGCAGCATCTGTCTCAATATTCCGGTACTCATGGACGAAACTGTTATCAATCAGTTGATCGATGCGATTATAACCGGATCGGAAAAAATCGGATAG
- a CDS encoding lysylphosphatidylglycerol synthase transmembrane domain-containing protein, translated as MIVDAKKKQSSWAGYAGIVLGVVLLVFLFRRVDFRHSLELVSSIGISSLLVFLPFLGLHLIETSAWIKVFPPSVKRPAFFPLFKIQVIAETVSMTLPAGIAVGEPLRPFLCNRFLGIAVPSAVASVAVRKLLLGAAQGLFTVIGAVAGFGLLQDISRSILGFSGLGVIVLSAGVVVTIAFLFFLVLLINGNAAAHLHGVLMLVPFRKVREWLLEKESGFTKTDTELKSYRGPAAARLLLALVYYVSAWMLLAVESYIILRLLGVDISFQQVLAFDTALAMLRSLFFFIPSGIGIQDLGYLAFFQAIGIPDFAAYGGAFVLLRRFKEIVWYGLGYLIMFISGVHLNDASKVSNE; from the coding sequence GTGATTGTTGATGCGAAAAAAAAACAGAGCTCATGGGCAGGATATGCCGGTATCGTTCTTGGTGTAGTCCTGCTTGTTTTTTTGTTCAGACGGGTTGATTTCAGGCATTCGCTCGAACTTGTTTCTTCGATCGGTATATCCTCACTGCTTGTTTTTCTTCCTTTTCTCGGCCTTCATCTCATTGAAACATCTGCATGGATAAAAGTTTTTCCTCCAAGCGTCAAACGCCCGGCTTTTTTCCCGCTTTTTAAAATTCAGGTGATTGCCGAAACCGTTTCCATGACTCTCCCTGCCGGGATTGCCGTCGGTGAACCGCTTCGTCCGTTTCTCTGCAACCGGTTTCTTGGTATTGCTGTTCCTTCCGCAGTGGCAAGCGTTGCCGTTCGAAAGCTGTTGCTCGGAGCAGCGCAGGGATTGTTTACCGTTATCGGAGCCGTTGCCGGTTTCGGGCTTTTGCAGGATATTTCCCGCTCGATACTTGGTTTCAGCGGTCTTGGCGTCATCGTTCTTTCGGCGGGCGTGGTCGTTACGATTGCATTTCTCTTTTTTCTTGTTCTCCTTATCAACGGCAATGCCGCAGCTCATCTGCACGGGGTGCTGATGCTGGTGCCTTTCAGAAAAGTCCGGGAGTGGCTGCTCGAAAAGGAGTCGGGATTTACCAAAACCGATACGGAGCTGAAAAGTTACAGGGGCCCGGCCGCCGCAAGGCTTTTGCTTGCTCTCGTTTACTATGTTTCCGCATGGATGCTTCTTGCTGTCGAGAGCTATATCATTCTTCGTCTTCTTGGCGTCGATATCTCTTTTCAGCAGGTACTCGCCTTTGATACGGCACTTGCCATGCTTCGTTCACTGTTTTTTTTTATTCCCTCAGGTATCGGTATTCAGGATCTTGGCTATCTTGCTTTTTTTCAGGCGATCGGCATACCGGACTTTGCCGCATACGGAGGCGCCTTTGTTCTGCTGCGTCGTTTCAAGGAAATCGTATGGTATGGCCTGGGCTATCTGATTATGTTCATATCAGGGGTGCACCTTAATGATGCATCGAAGGTAAGCAACGAGTGA